A single region of the Drosophila takahashii strain IR98-3 E-12201 chromosome 2R, DtakHiC1v2, whole genome shotgun sequence genome encodes:
- the LOC108063321 gene encoding uncharacterized protein: protein MADPDLNDLEETVAPPIGGDINFNLNNERLDCEHLDQMTDNWTDLQRPSFVTALLRFFGNVFVDIFNAIFS, encoded by the exons aTGGCGGATCCAGATCTTAATGATCTTGAAGAGACTGTGGCCCCGCCCATAGGCGGCGATATCAACTTCAACTTGAACAACGAGCGATTAGATTGCGAGCATTTGG ATCAAATGACGGATAACTGGACGGATTTGCAAAGGCCCTCGTTCGTCACCGCTCTGCTGCGATTTTTTGGCAATGTTTTTg TCGACATATTCAATGCGATCTTCAGTTGA
- the LOC108063320 gene encoding uncharacterized protein isoform X2: MFSGNMPMMQHTRRGTGPASEEQRSIISDSQNGSIRSSQCKMQFLSRTWMLLLDYKQYKAARVIQQNWRKFFYRKMFQDKRKAAITIQRWWRGFSARNNHYRFVENLLQKRLEDHYHRSATKIQALFRGWWSRHTIHDNSKLLRLQVCAAEDLLNCVAFKLHHLLRTYAIPGVYSLKNSNCLSRIEKLLASLHFRFHNGKEKLQIAKNLAARKKDRQIFKKSDRITDIPFKGARYWSQCKPKCEAALKLSKDIDKRMFRIIEMYDASQRDAHAALVQKKAAYKKQKQLMTNIKKSAERNKRDFCGDVIASMRRWKILVDNNLNVDKDIFRNPENLEKFLAEISDYGNEFKNCTCYCRIPVLTEIYCG; this comes from the exons ATGTTCTCAGGCAATATGCCCATGATGCAGCACACTCGAAGGGGCACTGGACCCGCGAGTGAGGAGCAACG CAGTATTATATCCGATTCTCAGAATGGCTCAATCAGATCATCtcaatgcaaaatgcaattcCTATCTCG TACTTGGATGCTCCTGCTGGACTACAAACAATACAAAGCAGCCCGAGTTATCCAACAAAACTGGCGGAAGTTCTTCTACCGGAAAATGTTCCAAGACAAAAGGAAGGCGGCCATAACGATTCAGCGTTGGTGGCGCGGATTCTCGGCCAGAAACAATCACTATCGTTTTGTGGAGAATCTGTTGCAGAAGCGGCTGGAGGATCACTACCACAGATCAGCCACTAAGATCCAAGCTTTGTTCCGAGGTTGGTGGAGTCGCCACACGATCCATGACAACAGCAAGTTGCTCAGGTTGCAGGTCTGTGCTGCAGAGGATCTCCTAAACTGCGTGGCCTTCAAATTGCATCACCTGCTGCGCACCTACGCAATTCCCGGCGTCTATTCGCTGAAGAACTCCAA TTGCTTGTCGCGCATAGAGAAACTGCTGGCCAGCTTGCATTTTCGGTTTCACAATGGCAAAGAGAAGTTACAAATTGCGAAAAATCTGGCAGCTAGAAAAAAGGATCggcaaatttttaagaaaagtgaTAGGATAACCGATATTCCGTTCAAGGGAGCGCGATATTGGAGCCAGTGCAAGCCAAAGTGCGAGGCCGCCTTGAAATTGTCCAAGGACATTGACAAACGCATGTTCCGTATCATTGAAATGTACGATGCTTCACAGAGGGATGCGCATGCGGCGTTGGTCCAAAAGAAAGCAGCGTACA AGAAGCAAAAGCAGCTTATGACTAATATTAAGAAGTCGGCGGAGAGGAATAAGCGCGATTTTTGCGGCGATGTCATTGCCAGCATGCGTCGCTGGAAAATTCTAGTGGACAACAATTTGAATGTGGACAAGGacatttttagaaatccggaaaatctagaaaaattcCTCGCTGAAATATCGGATTATGGAAATGAGTTCAAGAACTGCACCTGCTACTGCCGCATTCCCGTACTAACCGAAATCTATTGCGGCTAA
- the LOC108063320 gene encoding uncharacterized protein isoform X1 → MFSGNMPMMQHTRRGTGPASEEQRFSSIISDSQNGSIRSSQCKMQFLSRTWMLLLDYKQYKAARVIQQNWRKFFYRKMFQDKRKAAITIQRWWRGFSARNNHYRFVENLLQKRLEDHYHRSATKIQALFRGWWSRHTIHDNSKLLRLQVCAAEDLLNCVAFKLHHLLRTYAIPGVYSLKNSNCLSRIEKLLASLHFRFHNGKEKLQIAKNLAARKKDRQIFKKSDRITDIPFKGARYWSQCKPKCEAALKLSKDIDKRMFRIIEMYDASQRDAHAALVQKKAAYKKQKQLMTNIKKSAERNKRDFCGDVIASMRRWKILVDNNLNVDKDIFRNPENLEKFLAEISDYGNEFKNCTCYCRIPVLTEIYCG, encoded by the exons ATGTTCTCAGGCAATATGCCCATGATGCAGCACACTCGAAGGGGCACTGGACCCGCGAGTGAGGAGCAACG GTTTAGCAGTATTATATCCGATTCTCAGAATGGCTCAATCAGATCATCtcaatgcaaaatgcaattcCTATCTCG TACTTGGATGCTCCTGCTGGACTACAAACAATACAAAGCAGCCCGAGTTATCCAACAAAACTGGCGGAAGTTCTTCTACCGGAAAATGTTCCAAGACAAAAGGAAGGCGGCCATAACGATTCAGCGTTGGTGGCGCGGATTCTCGGCCAGAAACAATCACTATCGTTTTGTGGAGAATCTGTTGCAGAAGCGGCTGGAGGATCACTACCACAGATCAGCCACTAAGATCCAAGCTTTGTTCCGAGGTTGGTGGAGTCGCCACACGATCCATGACAACAGCAAGTTGCTCAGGTTGCAGGTCTGTGCTGCAGAGGATCTCCTAAACTGCGTGGCCTTCAAATTGCATCACCTGCTGCGCACCTACGCAATTCCCGGCGTCTATTCGCTGAAGAACTCCAA TTGCTTGTCGCGCATAGAGAAACTGCTGGCCAGCTTGCATTTTCGGTTTCACAATGGCAAAGAGAAGTTACAAATTGCGAAAAATCTGGCAGCTAGAAAAAAGGATCggcaaatttttaagaaaagtgaTAGGATAACCGATATTCCGTTCAAGGGAGCGCGATATTGGAGCCAGTGCAAGCCAAAGTGCGAGGCCGCCTTGAAATTGTCCAAGGACATTGACAAACGCATGTTCCGTATCATTGAAATGTACGATGCTTCACAGAGGGATGCGCATGCGGCGTTGGTCCAAAAGAAAGCAGCGTACA AGAAGCAAAAGCAGCTTATGACTAATATTAAGAAGTCGGCGGAGAGGAATAAGCGCGATTTTTGCGGCGATGTCATTGCCAGCATGCGTCGCTGGAAAATTCTAGTGGACAACAATTTGAATGTGGACAAGGacatttttagaaatccggaaaatctagaaaaattcCTCGCTGAAATATCGGATTATGGAAATGAGTTCAAGAACTGCACCTGCTACTGCCGCATTCCCGTACTAACCGAAATCTATTGCGGCTAA
- the Klp59D gene encoding kinesin-like protein Klp59C, which yields MDRIKIGEQLFFQRSDGRIHPVVCTGKNPELDLITGEWTEGTVVKGKEVPISLLIGINRHIFAENQSQATGYAPQPPLLATASMIPKLRESSPNRGPLESHRKSIAGNPYAERMRAMDLRSKVTATKTEILGNSDQAGKNTSRLAFCKPRNTSPIQNRRSQGANNNTTTNPNQRCSSVVREVNRMKDEREKRRARQVEQLQEKHALRGKDPGNPNWEVSLMLRQYRATLNFTPLRCVNPNGAPTQQITVCVRKRPMSRKEESAKNMDIITVPSGDSLIVHELRFKVDLTKFLEHHKFRFDYTFDEQCSNSLVYDHTARPLIRTMFEGGNATCFAYGQTGSGKTHTMGGEFFGKIQDCGTGIYALAARDIFAEVSRPEYQKIGATVKCSFFEIYGSKVFDLLVSNKPMLRVLEDGKQQVVVVGLTEIPVSKVEEVLRLIELGSKERTSGQTSANAKSSRSHAVFQIALHMPNSWGAYGKCSFVDLAGNERGADTQSADRQTRIEGAEINKSLLALKECIRALSRQSSHLPFRGSKLTQVLRDSFMGGQKNKLCMIAMISPSMNCVEHTLNTLRYADRVKELIAKEAEALQNTTGDGDEKSHSDLNDESEPEMLAEEEQEEEQYEYEDNQHITISSEENSSYTQHNASSDTNFNHTVNMPHSSKPVELKEVAEQHMNLMHYLENFVRNFRGIETEEEFARYLRISDNVFEELLTVVNETRDLVLNFKTQQLIKDMMQKNNGKLEGRKKEEQED from the coding sequence ATGGATCGCATCAAGATTGGCGAACAGCTGTTCTTCCAGCGGAGTGACGGTCGCATCCATCCGGTGGTGTGCACGGGCAAGAATCCCGAGCTTGATTTGATAACCGGCGAGTGGACCGAGGGCACGGTAGTCAAGGGCAAAGAGGTGCCCATTTCCCTGTTGATCGGGATTAATCGTCATATTTTTGCTGAAAATCAATCGCAGGCAACGGGCTATGCACCACAACCACCTCTCCTGGCGACGGCCTCTATGATTCCAAAGCTCAGGGAATCGAGTCCCAACCGAGGACCTCTTGAGTCACACAGAAAATCGATAGCGGGAAATCCATATGCAGAGCGCATGAGAGCTATGGACTTACGCAGTAAAGTTACTGCTACTAAAACGGAAATCCTGGGAAATAGTGATCAGGCGGGAAAAAACACCTCTCGCTTGGCCTTCTGTAAGCCCCGTAATACCAGTCCCATCCAGAACCGCAGATCCCAGGGAGCCAATAATAATACGACCACTAATCCCAATCAACGCTGTTCGAGTGTCGTGAGGGAGGTGAATCGCATGAAGGACGAAAGGGAGAAGCGCCGGGCTCGCCAGGTGGAGCAGCTGCAGGAAAAGCATGCACTGCGTGGCAAGGATCCGGGGAATCCCAACTGGGAGGTGTCCTTGATGCTACGTCAGTATAGGGCCACCCTGAACTTCACCCCTCTTCGCTGTGTGAATCCCAATGGAGCGCCGACCCAGCAAATCACCGTTTGTGTGCGGAAGCGACCCATGAGTCGAAAGGAGGAGAGCGCCAAGAACATGGACATCATCACGGTGCCCAGTGGCGATTCCCTGATTGTCCACGAGCTGCGCTTCAAGGTGGACCTCACCAAGTTCCTGGAGCACCACAAGTTCCGCTTCGACTACACCTTCGACGAACAGTGCTCCAATTCGCTGGTCTACGATCATACAGCGCGTCCCTTGATACGGACCATGTTTGAGGGAGGCAATGCCACCTGTTTTGCGTATGGCCAAACGGGCAGTGGAAAAACTCACACCATGGGCGGTGAGTTCTTCGGAAAGATTCAGGATTGCGGCACTGGGATCTACGCCTTGGCGGCCCGCGACATTTTCGCGGAGGTTTCTCGACCGGAGTATCAGAAAATTGGAGCCACGGTCAAGTGCAGCTTCTTTGAGATTTACGGCAGCAAGGTGTTCGATCTCCTTGTGTCCAATAAACCCATGCTGCGCGTCCTGGAAGATGGCAAACAGCAGGTGGTGGTTGTGGGCCTGACGGAGATTCCGGTTTCCAAGGTGGAGGAAGTCCTGCGACTGATTGAACTCGGCAGCAAGGAGCGCACCTCGGGTCAGACTTCAGCGAATGCCAAGTCATCGCGTTCGCATGCCGTCTTCCAGATTGCCCTCCATATGCCGAATTCGTGGGGCGCCTACGGCAAGTGCTCCTTTGTCGATTTGGCGGGCAATGAACGAGGGGCGGATACGCAATCTGCCGATCGGCAGACCCGCATCGAGGGAGCCGAGATCAATAAATCGCTGCTGGCCCTGAAGGAGTGCATTCGGGCTTTAAGCCGCCAGTCGAGTCATCTACCCTTCCGTGGCTCCAAGTTGACCCAGGTCCTGCGCGACTCCTTCATGGGCGGCCAGAAGAACAAGCTCTGCATGATTGCCATGATATCGCCGTCCATGAACTGTGTAGAGCACACCCTGAATACCCTACGCTATGCCGATAGGGTTAAGGAGCTGATAGCCAAGGAGGCGGAGGCCCTGCAAAACACAactggggatggggatgagaAATCCCATTCCGATCTCAACGACGAGTCCGAGCCAGAAATGCTGGCCgaagaggagcaggaggaggagcagtaCGAGTACGAGGACAATCAGCACATTACCATATCCTCCGAGGAAAACAGCTCATATACCCAGCACAATGCCAGTTCGGATACGAACTTCAATCACACCGTTAACATGCCTCATTCTTCAAAGCCTGTGGAACTCAAGGAGGTGGCCGAACAACACATGAACTTGATGCACTACCTGGAGAACTTTGTGCGCAATTTCCGGGGCATTGAAACGGAAGAAGAGTTCGCCAGATATTTGAGAATCTCAGATAATGTGTTCGAGGAACTGCTCACAGTGGTCAACGAAACCAGGGACTTGGTGCTCAATTTCAAGACTCAGCAATTGATCAAAGACATGATGCAGAAGAATAACGGGAAGCTGGAGGGGAGAaagaaggaggagcaggaggactAG
- the LOC108063330 gene encoding uncharacterized protein has product MTGSENFTAPGVSEEERAHNNLMMVIATLTWLMLSCLTLFIYCCNYWQVLRPFSQRNREESEPQQSTLLSVDD; this is encoded by the exons ATGACCGGCAGTGAGAACTTTACAGCCCCAGGAG TGTCCGAGGAGGAACGAGCTCATAACAATCTGATGATGGTAATAGCCACCTTGACGTGGCTCATGCTCAGCTGCCTGA CTCTCTTCATTTACTGCTGCAATTACTGGCAAGTTCTGAGGCCGTTCTCGCAGAGAAACCGAGAGGAGTCCGAACCGCAGCAAAGCACCCTCCTATCAGTGGATGATTAG
- the LOC108063325 gene encoding cuticle protein 16.5 produces the protein MKFLICLALFIAAAQAHVVAPAVATYAAAPALTYAAPVSTYSAAIPRAYSAYAAPSVYAAPSVYSAPSVYSAPSVYSASAYVASPSVYSAYAAPAVVSTLLKK, from the exons ATGAAG TTTCTCATCTGCTTGGCTCTCTTCATCGCCGCTGCCCAGGCTCATGTTGTGGCCCCTGCTGTCGCCACCTATGCCGCTGCTCCGGCCCTGACTTACGCCGCCCCTGTGTCCACCTACTCGGCCGCCATTCCCCGCGCCTACTCCGCCTACGCCGCTCCCTCCGTTTATGCCGCCCCCTCGGTCTACTCCGCCCCCTCCGTCTACTCGGCCCCCTCTGTCTACTCGGCCTCCGCCTATGTGGCCTCGCCCTCCGTGTACTCCGCCTACGCCGCCCCTGCCGTCGTCTCCACTCTGCTCAAGAAGTAA